In Candidatus Nomurabacteria bacterium, a genomic segment contains:
- the mfd gene encoding transcription-repair coupling factor, translating into MTPPSRQAPDISGRISQESHIELSGLTNNSAKAWLILHMLPKIKEHGTLLWLVRNVREAEELFHQLRFWSDTLKVPVKLTDLQPNNLAALQAMRNTEPGITVAAIPLLHEPFPSPTIFERATRNFVVGQECELVPLLSHLASIGYESDAQASTPGTFARRGGIIDIYAPHWEQPYRIELEGSAISSIRPLNSKTKRLGAEVTNVKVLPIELKNTAMSATIFDYLSRAHTLVVMSDPEGLAELDHDWKTIEERFKSFHQLSFHTFGTRGSVNFDFQSPKLYHGLLDQLGQDLKAWKTEKYDVTFITTKASELKKYCTAKKLPLPNFLTPPPGYRIYGWMSKDEGRVVLTDNDIYGEEKDEAPSSDYSRVSASAFVAELRPGDFVVHMDHGIGRFTGMTTNKIDGIAKEYFVLEYAEGDKLFVPVDAAEKISKYFGLAQPKLHRLSGSNWYQVTHKIREEASKIAQELLRLYAKRDTTAAAAFVQDTAEEKALAESFPYELTPDQARVIKEVSADMEKTTPMDRLVCGDVGFGKTEVAVRAAMRAVMNGKQVAVLSPTTILTQQHFDTFRNRLEHFNVKVELLSRFRSESEQDRVIQKLHTRDVDIIIGTHRLLSDDIKFRDLGLIIIDEEQRFGVAHKEKLKELRTQAHILTLSATPIPRTLNFALSGLRDISVIETPPEGRLPIETLVKPYDDKLVKEAIMRELDRGGQAYYLYNNVETIELAAKRLGRLIPKAKIGIAHGQMAEDVLSKAMSEFDNKKTNILVCSTIIESGLDLPNVNTLIVDNAPKFGLAQLYQLRGRVGRSKRQAYAYFLYHAEKLNDAARKRLQALLEAKELGSGFQIALRDLEIRGTGNLLGREQHGKVAAIGLALYTRLLSQAIEEQKSGVTQKPLREVQIDLPVEIGIPKQLVPSEPKRLKLYQQLAGLTTEKDLDLFMQKEFRGVDLPDPLQNLYEVLRIKIRAQHTDLTHCTASKLSVDGTPRERIILKFASKVSGDTMRLLESIVPGWNFMGDQAKIDKSALGAKWLHTLQRIVEKLRLPDEAPAPVADHSQK; encoded by the coding sequence TTGACCCCTCCATCTCGACAAGCCCCGGATATTTCCGGGCGTATTTCGCAGGAGAGCCATATTGAGCTCTCTGGACTTACGAATAATTCAGCCAAAGCCTGGCTCATACTCCATATGCTCCCGAAAATAAAGGAGCATGGGACGCTTTTGTGGTTGGTGCGAAATGTTCGAGAAGCTGAAGAACTCTTTCATCAACTGCGCTTCTGGTCCGACACACTCAAGGTGCCGGTGAAGCTGACCGACCTCCAGCCAAATAACTTGGCTGCCCTGCAAGCAATGCGTAATACTGAGCCAGGAATTACCGTTGCCGCTATTCCCCTCCTTCACGAACCATTTCCCTCACCGACTATTTTTGAACGAGCCACTCGTAATTTTGTTGTCGGACAAGAATGTGAATTAGTCCCCCTCCTCTCTCACCTTGCTTCAATCGGATATGAAAGTGATGCCCAGGCTTCAACGCCCGGTACTTTTGCGCGTCGAGGAGGCATTATTGATATCTATGCTCCGCATTGGGAACAGCCCTACCGGATTGAATTAGAGGGAAGCGCCATTTCTTCGATTCGCCCCCTGAATAGTAAAACAAAGCGCCTCGGCGCAGAGGTGACGAACGTAAAAGTGCTCCCCATCGAACTAAAAAATACAGCGATGAGCGCTACAATTTTTGACTATCTTTCACGCGCACACACGCTCGTAGTCATGTCCGACCCTGAGGGTTTGGCTGAATTAGACCACGATTGGAAAACCATAGAAGAACGATTTAAATCATTTCATCAACTTAGCTTCCATACCTTTGGCACGCGGGGCTCAGTCAATTTCGATTTCCAGTCGCCCAAACTTTATCACGGCTTACTCGATCAGCTAGGCCAAGACCTCAAAGCATGGAAGACTGAAAAATACGACGTCACTTTCATTACCACAAAAGCGAGTGAACTAAAAAAATACTGCACGGCCAAGAAGCTCCCTCTACCAAACTTTCTTACTCCACCACCCGGCTATCGTATCTACGGCTGGATGAGTAAAGATGAAGGGAGAGTTGTCCTGACTGACAACGATATTTACGGTGAAGAAAAAGATGAGGCGCCGAGCTCTGACTATTCGCGAGTGAGCGCATCAGCCTTTGTGGCCGAATTACGCCCGGGCGACTTTGTCGTGCACATGGATCATGGTATTGGACGCTTCACTGGCATGACGACGAATAAGATCGATGGCATTGCGAAAGAATATTTTGTACTCGAGTATGCCGAGGGCGACAAGCTCTTTGTGCCCGTCGATGCTGCAGAAAAAATTTCCAAATACTTCGGCTTAGCGCAACCAAAACTCCACCGCCTCTCTGGCAGCAACTGGTATCAAGTTACTCACAAAATTCGCGAGGAAGCTTCAAAGATTGCTCAAGAACTTCTGCGGCTCTATGCTAAACGCGATACTACCGCCGCCGCTGCTTTTGTGCAGGACACCGCAGAAGAAAAAGCACTGGCTGAATCTTTCCCCTACGAATTAACTCCTGATCAAGCTCGGGTGATTAAAGAAGTAAGCGCCGACATGGAAAAAACGACTCCAATGGATCGACTGGTTTGCGGAGACGTGGGTTTTGGTAAAACTGAAGTGGCAGTCCGAGCAGCTATGCGGGCTGTCATGAACGGGAAGCAGGTAGCTGTGCTATCACCTACGACTATTCTGACCCAGCAGCACTTCGACACCTTCCGCAATCGTCTAGAGCACTTTAATGTTAAGGTGGAGCTTCTTTCACGATTCCGATCAGAGAGCGAACAGGATCGCGTCATTCAAAAACTGCACACTCGGGACGTCGACATCATTATTGGCACCCATCGCCTCTTATCAGATGATATTAAATTCCGTGATCTCGGCCTCATTATTATTGATGAAGAACAGCGCTTTGGTGTAGCGCATAAGGAAAAACTTAAGGAACTACGAACTCAAGCGCATATTCTCACCCTGTCCGCTACTCCAATCCCTCGTACACTCAACTTTGCCCTTTCTGGCTTACGCGACATCAGCGTTATTGAAACGCCGCCAGAGGGTCGCCTGCCAATTGAGACGCTTGTGAAGCCCTACGATGATAAGCTGGTCAAAGAGGCTATTATGCGCGAGCTCGATCGAGGAGGTCAGGCCTATTACCTCTATAATAATGTCGAGACTATTGAGCTAGCAGCCAAACGCCTTGGTCGATTAATCCCGAAAGCCAAGATTGGCATCGCCCACGGTCAAATGGCAGAGGACGTGCTTTCAAAAGCCATGTCTGAATTTGATAATAAGAAGACAAACATTCTTGTTTGCTCAACGATTATTGAAAGTGGTCTAGACCTACCAAATGTGAACACCTTGATTGTTGATAATGCACCGAAGTTCGGACTAGCGCAGCTCTACCAGCTCCGTGGTCGAGTCGGCCGTAGCAAGCGACAAGCCTATGCGTATTTCCTCTATCATGCGGAGAAGTTAAATGATGCAGCTCGCAAACGCCTGCAGGCTCTACTAGAAGCAAAAGAGCTTGGCTCTGGTTTCCAAATTGCCTTACGTGACTTGGAAATTCGTGGTACTGGAAATCTCCTGGGTCGCGAACAGCACGGTAAGGTTGCGGCTATCGGATTAGCCCTCTATACCCGACTACTCTCGCAAGCTATAGAAGAACAAAAGAGTGGTGTTACCCAAAAGCCACTCCGTGAAGTGCAAATTGATCTGCCAGTGGAGATTGGCATTCCAAAACAGCTTGTGCCAAGCGAGCCAAAGCGCTTAAAACTCTATCAACAGCTAGCCGGATTAACGACTGAGAAAGATTTAGACCTATTCATGCAAAAAGAATTCCGCGGAGTAGACCTGCCTGACCCACTGCAAAATCTTTACGAGGTGCTACGGATTAAAATTCGCGCCCAACACACTGACCTGACCCACTGCACCGCCTCGAAGCTCTCAGTCGACGGTACACCACGTGAACGCATCATCCTCAAATTTGCAAGTAAGGTTTCTGGCGACACGATGAGGTTATTAGAAAGCATTGTGCCAGGCTGGAACTTCATGGGCGACCAAGCAAAGATCGATAAGAGCGCTCTGGGTGCAAAGTGGCTCCATACCTTGCAACGCATTGTAGAAAAACTGCGACTGCCTGATGAAGCGCCAGCGCCGGTAGCAGATCATAGTCAAAAGTAA
- a CDS encoding Nramp family divalent metal transporter: MKTYPKLTTKILPPAPPLRKALGVGVVVMGLAIGTGELILWPHLVTKYGLHLLWMALLGISFQYFINQEVARHALATGEGFFLSSARVLKWTVWFWLASAILLYIWPGWASAIGTMLAELFGFGGHLAWSWIALGFVLVLTFSGRAAYTMLERSLKITVPSFFILLVVISVINLSGKDLADGLVGLLSFGKMSSGVDTNVLLSAVVFAGAGGMLNLAVSLWYRDKQFGMAKYGGRIENPVTGKTEAVAAAGHTFAMNKTNLKRWEDWMRFVRVDQGVIFWLLGLITLFLLSLNAYVVLKPQGIIPEGLDVAIAQANIFGEKWGAFGYNLFLVMATLMLFSVMWTVIDALTRMVSTILYENAHIGPYQQKLQWLKKVSLSKFYYTTIVLVVISGAALLPLEQPLTLLVISAVLGGLTMAVYTPLLIYLNNARLPKALRPSWPTNVVMVGISAFFIYFAIRVIIEQFHVLTGL, from the coding sequence ATGAAAACATATCCAAAGCTCACTACAAAAATATTGCCACCGGCGCCACCTTTGCGAAAAGCGCTCGGTGTTGGCGTTGTCGTAATGGGTCTGGCCATCGGCACGGGCGAGCTCATCCTCTGGCCGCATCTCGTTACCAAGTACGGCTTACATTTACTATGGATGGCCCTGCTCGGCATTAGCTTCCAGTATTTTATTAACCAAGAAGTTGCCCGGCATGCCCTAGCTACCGGAGAAGGTTTTTTCTTATCCTCTGCTCGTGTTTTGAAATGGACGGTATGGTTTTGGTTAGCCTCAGCCATACTCCTCTACATATGGCCGGGCTGGGCCAGCGCTATCGGCACTATGCTGGCTGAACTTTTTGGCTTCGGGGGCCATCTCGCCTGGTCATGGATCGCACTTGGCTTTGTCCTTGTGCTCACCTTTAGCGGGCGAGCTGCCTACACCATGCTAGAGCGATCACTCAAGATTACTGTGCCAAGCTTTTTTATTTTACTCGTTGTCATCAGCGTCATTAATCTCAGCGGAAAAGATTTAGCTGATGGCCTGGTTGGCTTATTAAGCTTTGGTAAAATGTCCAGTGGCGTGGATACGAATGTCCTCTTAAGCGCTGTCGTATTTGCCGGCGCTGGTGGCATGTTAAACTTGGCCGTCTCGCTCTGGTATCGCGATAAGCAGTTTGGCATGGCAAAATATGGCGGCCGCATAGAAAACCCAGTCACAGGTAAAACAGAGGCTGTCGCCGCAGCTGGACATACTTTTGCCATGAATAAAACCAACTTAAAGCGTTGGGAGGATTGGATGCGCTTTGTCAGAGTTGACCAAGGAGTTATCTTCTGGCTGCTGGGACTCATTACACTCTTCCTACTGAGCCTCAATGCCTACGTCGTACTTAAACCCCAGGGCATTATACCCGAGGGCTTGGACGTCGCTATTGCGCAAGCCAACATCTTTGGTGAGAAATGGGGCGCCTTTGGCTATAACCTCTTTCTCGTCATGGCAACCCTGATGCTCTTCTCAGTCATGTGGACGGTCATTGACGCATTAACTCGCATGGTCAGTACTATCCTGTACGAAAATGCCCACATCGGACCCTATCAACAGAAGCTCCAATGGTTAAAAAAAGTTTCCCTCAGCAAATTTTATTACACAACCATCGTCCTCGTTGTTATTTCCGGCGCAGCCTTGTTACCGCTTGAACAGCCTCTGACTTTGCTTGTTATCTCCGCGGTCCTTGGAGGACTCACCATGGCAGTGTATACGCCACTCCTTATCTATTTGAATAACGCCCGACTGCCAAAGGCGCTCCGA